From the genome of Anopheles funestus chromosome 2RL, idAnoFuneDA-416_04, whole genome shotgun sequence:
aaaaaacgtaaggggtaagccttatgaaattttcgagttgaaaattttttaaaattttttttctgattttttattatttttttaatttaaagcattatttgagtgaaaagaaacacattgcaactaattcgcattaaaatatatcacatttaaaaattttgctaaattgctcaaaaatgagaaaaattgtacattttctcaacagggtaaggaacttgtttcctcgaataacttccggcacggacacctgagagcatggctgtccaagaagaaaatgtagccattgatgccatctatcgatcacagattaaagattggcgatccgttggataccgaccgagttataggcaaaacttgctgcaaaaatgagccttagtaaattttaatttttttgaattttttgatttttttattatttttcactcttttttttatttaaagcattacttgagtgaaaagaaacacattgcaagcaattggcattaaaataaatcaatttcattttttttgcaatatttcccaaaaaaaacgtaaggggtaagccttatgaaattttcgagttgaaaattttttaaaattttttttctgattttttattatttttttaatttaaagcattatttgagtgaaaagaaacacattgcaactaattcgcattaaaatatatcacatttaaaaattttgctaaattgctcaaaaatgaggaaaattttacattttctcaacagggtaaggaacttggttcctcgaataacttctggcacgggcacctgagagcatggccgtctaagaagaaaatgtagccataggtgccatctatcgaccacagtttaaagattggcgatccgttggataccgaccgagttataggcaaaacttggtgcaaaaatgagaaaaattttacattttctcaaacagggtatggaacttgtttcctcgaataacttccggcacggacacctgagagcatggctgtccaagaagaaaatgtagccattgatgccatctatcgatcacagattaaagattggcgatccgttggataccgaccgagttataggcaaaacttgctgcaaaaatgagccttagtaaattttaatttttttgaattttttgattttttttattatttttcactcttttttttatttaaagcattacttgagtgaaaagaaacacattgcaagcaattggcattaaaataaatcaatttcattttttttgcaatatttcccaaaaaaacgtaaggggtaagccttatgaaattttcgagttgaaaattttttaaaaatttttttctgattttttattatttttttaatttaaagcattatttgagtgaaaagaaacacattgcaactaattcgcattaaaatatatcacatttaaaaattttgctaaattgctcaaaaatgagaaaaattttacattttctcaacagggtaaggaacttggttcctcgaataacttctggcacgggcacctgagagcatggccgtctaagaagaaaatgtagccataggtgccatctatcgaccacagtttaaagattggcgatccgttggataccgaccgagttataggcaaaacttggtgcaaaaatgaggaaaattttacattttctcaacagggtaagaaacttggttcctcgaataacttctggcacggacacctgagagcatggccgtctaagaagaaaatgtagccataggtgccatctatcgaccacagtttaaagattggcgatccgttggataccgaccgagttataggcaaaacttggtgcaaaaatgagccttagtaaattttaattgttaatgTTGCGAAACTTCGTATTTGGAGAAGATCTTTTGGTTTTTACGTTTTTACGCAAAACTTCATGGACTTATTTCGAATACCGAAGTGGAACAAACGATTAGGTTGGTTTTGAATTtagttttattggttttttcGTGTGAACCGTTCTATTTCGTACATTTGCTCATTtcgtttaaatataaaaattattttcccacAGTACCATCGTTACTACTGACGCCTACGGATCCTCTTCTTGTCCTTCTGCTAAGGACTGCGCTATTCTTAGAGGACATTAACCGAACGGATTTACATAATGATGGGATGGGGAAAGTTCGGTCAATCGTGTCAGCCCCCGGGCTCGACGACATGCACACTTAATACACTCGTCTGCTTCATGGGTGCAAaagtacataaaaaagaaccTCCAACGTACTGCGCCTAGCGCGCAAAAATAAGACatgaaaaaatgaaccacCTGGAGGGCGAACGATGATAGGGCGATTGTAAGCTACAAGGAAGTCCTCTGGTGTCCTATGATGTTGCCGTATCCGTTTCTCGATTGAACGGATAGCATGGAAAGATGCTAGTTGTAACACGCTGAAGAATTTAACCTGTACGGACTTGCTACACCGAATGCATTAGCCAACTCTTTCATTTAAGCTATTAGTAAACTACGTTAATTGTAATAAAGAGGGCGTTAAGTTGTCGGTAAAACAGATTTTCCTACGTGCACTCGGCTTTAACTGAACAACACTCGTTTCCGGtgcaggtttttgttttcgaagcAAATGCAGAATTGCTCATTGGCCCTGTTCTAGTTTCCGCCGTCTTACACTGTAAACCAACGTAGCCCTTGAATCTTCCATGTTCGTGACATGCGGCCATAATCGTTTCGAGCTTCCCTAGTCCCGAATGCTTATGTTTGGATTGTGCAAATGTCTGTTTTCATTTATCTTTCTATCCTAATAAGAGCGATTTCACATTACACCGCCATTGGTAAACTAATAGGCAAACCAAAAATGTATATATGATGAAAATGCCTCGATAAACACAACGACCGAcggcgatgacgatgatggtgctggtgatgatgctgTGGTGTTGTTGGCTGCTGATACTGTTGGAGTTCGTCGAGCTATGGGAGGGCCGGAGGATGATCAACTGGCGCGCGTTCAGTTCTCGCTCTTGCCAGTTCGCCGTAGCAGCGCTGCCGCTAGATCCTTCTTCAACGTCGCCTGCTGATTTGTGTCGGCCAGCGACTGAATACTTCGCAGCCCGTTTACGATGTCCTTCGTTTTGCCGAAGTAAATCTCGTTTAGCGTGTTACGTATCTTATTCTCCATGTCTTCGACAATACGGCCGATGTTGGCAATATGCGGGCTGGATTCGCTCACAGGGGCATCTTGTTCGATCTGCAAATGAAACACAGCGGCGGGGccattaataaaacatttcgcGACATAACTTGGTATCGCGTTCAGTGTTGTACAACAACCAAACCATATGCATTACGGCACTGACCGACGCATCGTCCGCAAAGTGAAAGTAAACCAGCGGCTTATGAATAAACAACGCTACGAATGCGTGCAATGACAATACGGCATTATCATCCGGATGGTGCGCAGTCTgctgcagcaaacaaaaatgcgaCACTCATTCAATCTCATCCTTCTGTTTTCCCTCGCTTTGTCTCTTTCTGTTTCGCTTCTCTCCGTACACGTACACGGTGGGTCACACAAGTGACCGATGATGCGATCATTCACGCTGCTGTTAGGCGCCTATCACACACTTAAGGTTCGTTCACACGTGAACGCAGTTTAAAATTAACTTCTGCGCTTCAACCAGACATCAAAGCCAAACTAGGACGCCGTACAACCCCGCCGTATGCTATTGTGCTATCGGGTGCGCATCTTACCTGTCTGGTGAGGCTTCCACCAAGGTTGATCGTACCGGAGCCCTGTCTGTTAGTCTGCAGCCACAGCATAGCGGTCGACGTTAGCTTGTAGTGCGCCGTTCGCCCGGAACTCTTTTCCTGCACCTCGACGACATGTATTGAATCCCAGCAACCCTTCGTCTTCTGGTTGCCTTCGCCGGCTTTTTTGATCAGAATCACACCAGCAAATCCATGATCAAGATCCCACAGGTAGGCTGACGACACGCCGCCCTCGTAGTACATCTCGCGGTACTGATCGAACGCAAGGTTTGCTTCGATTTCCAGCTTGCGGAGCCGTTCCGATGGCATCGAACCATCTTCCAGTGGCGGATCGTACGTGTTCGACCAGGGCGAACGGTAGGAGTCACCGTCGCGATTGTAATCACACAGCAGATAGTCTTTGCCCGTTTCCTTATCCTTCGCTATCTTCAGCGGTTGATCCACGGATGTCAGCAGATCCTCACATAGTGCCGGTGCCAAATCGATCAGATCGATAAGATTCTTCTCAATCTGTTGTGGAGGAAGGCGCCGCATCAGATCCAGGGCACAATCCATTTGTTGATCCGTCTGCGAAGATCATGCAAAAGCCCACGATCgaacgagaaagaaaacattttccaaagcgTAAATATGATATGGATATCAGCGCGACTTGCTTCGAGTGACTTTCGTGAAAGCGCCCCGCCCTGCCTTCGCTACGGGGTTTGCAGTACTTACCATACTGTATGCGTCACTTCCGTATCACAGACTCTTTCGAACGAAGATGATTAGCTAAATACACGTAAACACGCTCGCACCACCAATCCCACTCAGAGGCACAAGCAACGGAAAAAATCGAGGACAGGTACAGTTCTTCTAGGTCAGACAGTGTGTTCTGCACGATTCTATCTAAGAATTTAGCTCAAACAGTCACGATATTTCCGTGTGCGAAGATGAAGAAATCACGCAACTTGCAGATCAGttcacttttattttcacaccGCTGAGCTATCGGCGACGTGCGTGTAATCTGTTTTCCGCAATACTCTCTGGCCAGTTCCGATAAAGCACCCGAACCAGAGAAAGTAAAGCacgataaaaggaaaaaaatgaaaataaggaAATATTTTGACGTGACTAATGATTGCGAAGGCAACAACGACAGAGATGAACACCGACGATTCCTAGCATACGGGGAGGGTTGACCCGTGTAAAATATGGGATTGCAATCGTTCTTGGCGACCACAGAACACTTAAGCAATgtataaattacaaaaaatgcaCCAAAATTGTTGCACTTCTCTAATTTCCACTAACcaaattgtgtttcttttcctcgAATATGCAGCTCTTTTGCTTGACAGTGAAATGACAGCTAGTGATGACAGTTGCTGCTCACGTCAAAGTGGCAAAACAGAAGTACAGTGGGCGTGCGCTTCGCaaatttggttaaaaaaatttcaaaattttgcaaacttgCATAGGAAAAATTAGTGAATGCGTAGTGATTGTAAAAGTTTACTAAATAACTATTaacatgtgtgttttgtgttgtaaatTGAAAGGCAATTATACGCAAAGTAAGAACGAGTTCTTGGGGTTACATGTACCTACTTTAGTGATAAATAACGTTCCCAGTACGACGAGAGATCGAAACGAAACCCATGACTTATGTTTACAATAATTTGTATATTTGTTTCTGGTTTGACCTTATACCGCTTCGatgttgcatattttattacacGTTTAGTATGATTTGATCATTTGtttatagaaataaaaacaacagacACAACGAGTAACTTGATATCGCACTACACCGGCCATATCGTTGCGTAGGATTTTTGGGAACGATGCAtgtctttttttctgatttacCTAAAACTTTTAGCGAGTTTTGattgtttatgaaaaataaatatattaaagcTACACAAGAGCACAGTCCATACGGTTGGCTGCTCCACAGAGCCTAACATCGATTCATTACTAAATTGGTTTGTCCTTGCAAAATGTTATTTGACTCGGGGGGGTTACAAAAGTTTTAGGCTGTTTCTATGCTCCCGCCACGTCGTCGGGGAGGTGGGAAAGCGAGCGGATAGAGAGACATCGATTTTCCGTTTGGCTGCGTCTGGTGATCTGGTGAAGCTACCGGTTGACGATTCAGGATGCAACCGGAGTACACTAAAACTAACAGTTAACAATgttattttcttctaaaaatattactttatCCTCTAAAGGTTTTTGGTGGTCTACTAGTGCAACACTAGTGATACCGTAGTATCAGTTTCAGCTCGCCTCTCTGCCTGGAAATGGTACGTTACGAGACTGGATAGTAACTAGTAGCAGTTGAACTGATTCCAATTAATCCCATCAGGATTATCACATTAGCGGGAAACAGTGGTAAGGACCTGACCACATGGCCCCGTTCGTTAGATGTTTAAAGAATGGCACAGATCCTTCCACGATTGTGATCGATATGTCGCCGACTGTTGGCAGTGTTGCGTCCTGCTCCACTGTTCGGTCCGCTGCGCCCAGCACTGGAACCGGAATGCGTCGTCCCATTGATTGATTTCAACTCGAGAAATTCGTAGGCCCCTCCATTAGTCGTTGCTAACCGGACGCTCGTTTGCTCCCGTTGTAAACGATGCATTATGATCCGGTACACACCGATGATGTCACTGCGCGGTCCGTTTGTTACCGCGCGCGCTATCATGTCTCCGGTGATACCGAGAGCCTTCATAAGGCGGCGTGTTTCCATTTCCAGCGGATGTAAATGTCGATTACCCTCGGAGGAAACGGTCGTTGTCGGGTACATCATAAACCGACCATGTTCCTCGTCAATCGTTCGATGCAGTTTTTCGCGCAGATCTATCATACGATTGGGCCGTGATGCATTATCGGGCCCCGTTAAACTTTCCGCCGACACTAACTCCATGGGACCGATGCGTTTCTTCAGTGTTCGGCCGAAGGAAAATCGACGCGTTTTTCTCTCCTGACTGGCGCCACTTTCCTTACGGTTCCCATTAATTCCGCCAGCCGGGTCGTTGGTGAGTTGATTATTGTAGTTATTCGCACCGTTAGCGTTAttgttatcattattattatttgacaCATCGTTGGATAGATCCTTGCTAAAATGGGAATGATGCAGATGGTGCTCGGTGACAAATGTGGTGTCCGTCGCATCAGCCGTGCCCCGTGGATCCGGCTTGAGCGGATGCAGATAGTTTTCCTCCAGCACACTTGCCGCCCGCTTGGTGCTGCAAGCGATCGTACGCAAATTGGGAATCTCGGGAGGATTGGCTAGGCGCTCGTCTCGTGAGGACGATGATTTCGTCGAGGAGGACGTTATTGTTTGGTGCCGatggtgctgatgatgatgattacggTGACGCTGATTGTTGTTGGCAGCACTAAGGTTGTTATCACGACTGGATGCGTTTGATTCGGGCGAGGAGAGGCGATCGCGAGGCGCAGGAAAAAACCAGAACAGCTTTTTCCGCCTTCGTCTAGGAACATTGTTGGGGTTTCGAATTTGGCCGACGGTGGTTTGATGATGTTGGTTCACCCTTCCCAGGCGACTGGCATGATCCTGTGCATATCGGAACCACTGGCAGTCCAACAGCTGCTCGATCGTGGGTCGTCGCGATGGTGTATGAACTAGAATTCGTtctgaaataataaaaaaagcgaagCTTAGTATTGCGTTACAAGACGGTACTAAAGCTATCAGACTACTCACGAATTACACGACAACATGGCACACTCAGGCTTGTGGAGATGACGAATTCCCCTTTAAGCACGGCCGTCCGTAACAGTGGTACTGTTGGCGCTTTGAAGGGCATGCAGCCCTCCAGCATGAAGTAGAGCAATATTCCAAGTGC
Proteins encoded in this window:
- the LOC125763558 gene encoding F-actin-capping protein subunit beta gives rise to the protein MTDQQMDCALDLMRRLPPQQIEKNLIDLIDLAPALCEDLLTSVDQPLKIAKDKETGKDYLLCDYNRDGDSYRSPWSNTYDPPLEDGSMPSERLRKLEIEANLAFDQYREMYYEGGVSSAYLWDLDHGFAGVILIKKAGEGNQKTKGCWDSIHVVEVQEKSSGRTAHYKLTSTAMLWLQTNRQGSGTINLGGSLTRQIEQDAPVSESSPHIANIGRIVEDMENKIRNTLNEIYFGKTKDIVNGLRSIQSLADTNQQATLKKDLAAALLRRTGKSEN
- the LOC125763418 gene encoding probable serine/threonine-protein kinase DDB_G0280133 isoform X2 — translated: MEQGILASAVPTPKTPIYQRYTTALQNDPRCSQEVALGRRIGLYRFCGDIGRGNFSRVKLAVHQLTKDKVAIKVVDTSRLDAKALRMLSREVSTLECVYHPFILRLFEVIETLGKIHLISEWVQGGELYNRITEVGPLKEPHAALLFQQLLLAVKHLHSLGFVHRDIKAENVLLVSEERIKLADFGFSTQLVNGPWQHLDTFCGSPPYAAPELFSDDHYIGGPVDIWALGILLYFMLEGCMPFKAPTVPLLRTAVLKGEFVISTSLSVPCCRVIQRILVHTPSRRPTIEQLLDCQWFRYAQDHASRLGRVNQHHQTTVGQIRNPNNVPRRRRKKLFWFFPAPRDRLSSPESNASSRDNNLSAANNNQRHRNHHHQHHRHQTITSSSTKSSSSRDERLANPPEIPNLRTIACSTKRAASVLEENYLHPLKPDPRGTADATDTTFVTEHHLHHSHFSKDLSNDVSNNNNDNNNANGANNYNNQLTNDPAGGINGNRKESGASQERKTRRFSFGRTLKKRIGPMELVSAESLTGPDNASRPNRMIDLREKLHRTIDEEHGRFMMYPTTTVSSEGNRHLHPLEMETRRLMKALGITGDMIARAVTNGPRSDIIGVYRIIMHRLQREQTSVRLATTNGGAYEFLELKSINGTTHSGSSAGRSGPNSGAGRNTANSRRHIDHNRGRICAIL